A genomic window from Nicotiana sylvestris chromosome 11, ASM39365v2, whole genome shotgun sequence includes:
- the LOC138881639 gene encoding uncharacterized protein, translating into MGVCPDRVFLVGIHVPKVLPAPTLVLYWRAHTTHRLFRLLPVALQAIRTTGQGSSVGSAAYDFSIGCPTAQRRKADCRGRPRGGGQAGRGQPTTVQSGGGQPAGAPARFYAFPSRPDTLASDAVIIYIISVCGRDASVLFDPGSTYLYVSSLFAHFLDIPRESLGTLVHVSTTVGDSVVVDWIYWSCVVTFYGFETRADLILLDMIDFEVILGMDWLSPYHAVLDCHAKTVTLVMPELPRLEWKGSSVSTSSRVISFLKARHMVEKGCLTYLAYVRDTTAESPTINLVPVVWEFADVFPSDLPVMPSDHDIDFLY; encoded by the exons atgggcgtatgtccggatcgggttttttTAGTGGGTATTCATGTCCCCAAAGTTCTTCCAGCTCCTACTTTAGTGTTATACTGGAGAGCTCATACCACCCACCGGCTATTCAGGCTTCTTCCAGTGGCTCTACAGGCCATCAGG ACTACGGGGCAAGGCAGTTCAGTAGGGTCAGCAGCCTATGATTTCAGCATCGGCTGTCCAACTGCCCAGAGGAGGAAGGCAGACTGTAgaggccgtcctagaggtggaggccaagcagggagaggtcagccaacTACTgttcagtcaggtggaggccagccagctggcgctccagccagattctatgcttttccgTCCAGACCAGATacattggcctcagatgccgttATCATATATATTATTTCCgtctgcggtagggatgcttcagtactatttgatccagggtctacctatttatatgtatcatctctgtttgctcatttcctggatattccacgtgagtccttgggtactcttGTTCACGTGTCCACCACTGTGGGCGACTCTGTAGTTGTGGATTGGATCTATTGGTCatgtgtggtcacattctatggttttgagactagagcagatctcATATTGcttgatatgattgactttgaggtaatcctgggcatggactggttatccccatatcacgctgtcctagattgccatgccaagactgttactttagtGATGCCAGAGTtgccgaggttggagtggaagggttcctcagttagtacatctagtcgggttatttcCTTTctaaaggctcgacatatggtcgagaagggttgtttgacttatctagcttatgttcgggataccaccgcagagtctccgaCGATTAATTTAGTTCCagtagtttgggagttcgccgatgtgttcCCTTCTGACCTTCCAGTCATGCCATCTGATCATGATATTGattttctgtattga
- the LOC104234472 gene encoding uncharacterized protein produces MLLVVKNMKISSCETANELRDKLKVKYEGTNKVKETRINLLVREYKLFQMKDGESAEEMFSKFSKILGGLKSFGRTIKSGEQVRKILKSLPKIWRPKVIALECEDLDKMSYDELRGDLIAFEKTHLDRQIQQEKNKIVAFKATMAELEDEEQNEGGEQDENIVMLSQVVTSMMRRNMNRKRGKPNFRKGRTNNENDGRCYECGKYGHIQANCPDLKKKLSGTLQRKKSFGAWSDEEESDHEEISNMCFMALEDESNEESGECGFSGNRRINEKEDSEQLGLIVDEGTSEVRPLNCPNYYELQEFVDIVLANIERVLNELRKIQREKKEWSLKLEVCEIERDLLQEEVNELQLQLNGLQKSTSHSSIKSNQTIRHK; encoded by the coding sequence ATGCTATTAGtggtgaagaatatgaaaatCTCTAGCTGTGAAACTGCTAATGAACTGCGGGATAAATTGAAAGTCAAATATGAAGGgacaaataaagtaaaagaaacaaGGATAAATCTATTGGTTCGTGAGTATAAGCTATTTCAAATGAAGGATGGAGAATCTGCTGAAGAAATGTTCTCCAAGTTCAGCAAAATTCTTGGAGGTTTGAAATCCTTTGGTAGAACAATAAAAAGTGGAGAACAAGTCAGAAAAATTCTTAAAAGTCTACCTAAAATTTGGCGGCCAAAAGTCATCGCACTCGAATGTGAGGATCTCGATAAAATGTCCTATGATGAACTCAGAGGTGATCTAATCGCTTTTGAGAAGACTCACTTGGACAGACAGATTCaacaagaaaagaataaaatagtCGCCTTCAAAGCAACTATGGCTGAACTAGAAGATGAAGAGCAAAATGAAGGAGGAGAACAAGATGAAAACATAGTCATGCTTTCTCAAGTCGTAACCAGTATGATGAGAAGAAACATGAATAGAAAAAGAGGTAAACCAAATTTCAGAAAAGGAAGGACGAATAATGAAAATGATGGAAGATGCTACGAATGTGGCAAATATGGACACATTCAAGCTAACTGTCCAGATCTAAAAAAGAAGCTGAGCGGGACTCTTCAAAGAAAGAAGTCTTTTGGAGCCTGGAGTGATGAAGAAGAATCTGATCATGAAGAAATTTCAAATATGTGCTTCATGGCCCTAGAAGACGAAAGCAATGAAGAATCAGGAGAATGTGGATTCTCAGGAAATAGAAGAATAAATGAAAAAGAAGATTCAGAGCAACTTGGTCTCATAGTAGATGAAGGAACTAGTGAGGTACGTCCCCTAAATTGCCCTAACTATTATGAACTTCAAGAATTCGTTGATATTGTTCTTGCAAATATTGAAAGAGTTCTAAATGAACTTAGAAAGAttcaaagagaaaagaaagaatggTCTCTGAAGCTAGAAGTTTGTGAAATTGAACGTGATTTGCTTCAGGAGGAAGTAAATGAACTCCAACTACAATTGAATGGATTGCAAAAATCTACTAGTCACAGTTCAATCAAATCAAATCAGACTATTCGTCACAAATAG